From the Prunus dulcis chromosome 4, ALMONDv2, whole genome shotgun sequence genome, one window contains:
- the LOC117624809 gene encoding peroxisomal membrane protein PMP22-like isoform X2, whose amino-acid sequence MGSIAKKGLQQYLLQLQHHPLRTKAITAGVLSAISDIVSQKLTGIQKLQLRRLLLKVVLVEQLTSSPWNNLLFMLYYGLVVEGRPWMHVKNKIKKDYPSVQYTSWTFWPVLGWINHQYVPLHLRVVFHSLVAFGWGIFLNLQARSVALPKAK is encoded by the exons ATGGGGTCGATTGCAAAGAAGGGGTTGCAGCAGTACTTGCTTCAGCTTCAGCATCATCCTCTCAGAACTAAG GCAATTACAGCTGGGGTTTTGTCAGCGATCAGTGACATAGTGTCTCAGAAGCTCACCGGCATCCAGAAACTTCAGTTAAGACGGCTGCTTCTCAAAGTg GTGCTGGTGGAACAGTTGACATCTTCTCCTTGGAATAACTTGCTTTTCATGCTTTACTATGGCTTGGTTGTGGAGG GAAGACCTTGGATGCATGTaaagaataaaattaagaaGGACTACCCGTCAGTGCAATACACATCATGGACG TTCTGGCCTGTTCTGGGTTGGATAAATCACCAGTATGTCCCTCTCCATCTCCGTGTGGTCTTCCACAGCTTGGTCGCTTTTGGCTG gGGAATTTTCCTCAACTTACAAGCAAGATCTGTGGCATTACCAAAGGCTAAGTGA
- the LOC117624809 gene encoding peroxisomal membrane protein PMP22-like isoform X1 produces the protein MGSIAKKGLQQYLLQLQHHPLRTKAITAGVLSAISDIVSQKLTGIQKLQLRRLLLKVLFGAVYLGPFGHFLHLILDKIFKGKKDSKTVAKKVLVEQLTSSPWNNLLFMLYYGLVVEGRPWMHVKNKIKKDYPSVQYTSWTFWPVLGWINHQYVPLHLRVVFHSLVAFGWGIFLNLQARSVALPKAK, from the exons ATGGGGTCGATTGCAAAGAAGGGGTTGCAGCAGTACTTGCTTCAGCTTCAGCATCATCCTCTCAGAACTAAG GCAATTACAGCTGGGGTTTTGTCAGCGATCAGTGACATAGTGTCTCAGAAGCTCACCGGCATCCAGAAACTTCAGTTAAGACGGCTGCTTCTCAAAGTg CTTTTTGGAGCTGTTTATCTTGGACCATTTGGGCATTTCCTGCATTTAATACttgataagattttcaaggGGAAGAAGGATTCAAAAACAGTAGCCAAGAAG GTGCTGGTGGAACAGTTGACATCTTCTCCTTGGAATAACTTGCTTTTCATGCTTTACTATGGCTTGGTTGTGGAGG GAAGACCTTGGATGCATGTaaagaataaaattaagaaGGACTACCCGTCAGTGCAATACACATCATGGACG TTCTGGCCTGTTCTGGGTTGGATAAATCACCAGTATGTCCCTCTCCATCTCCGTGTGGTCTTCCACAGCTTGGTCGCTTTTGGCTG gGGAATTTTCCTCAACTTACAAGCAAGATCTGTGGCATTACCAAAGGCTAAGTGA
- the LOC117626321 gene encoding probable F-box protein At4g22030 translates to MASLQTSTLIFSSSFSSSSCSSSRRSNINAAIHVPKLPRVRFAVPETATKLVLEGLQLREPKHILDNDSYNNHSATPATPTAATTQLYAILEAVADRVEMHNNIREWRDNWNTLLLNSINMITLSASLMAGIAGTAAGAGVSVSALNISSTLLFSAASGMLLVMNKFQPSQLAEEQRNATRLFKQLQIQIQTMLALHEPTEQDVKDTMEKVLALDKAYPLPLLGAMLEKFPKKFEPAVWWPKNIQSQKPSKPNSQMGKINGWSAELEEEMREIIEVVKTKDIEDYERLGSLVLKINKILAISGPLLTGVAAIGSAFVGHGSASAIVAVAAGSLASAVNAFQHGGQIGMVFEMYRNCAGFFNKLEDTIQATLEEQDLEKRENGELFEMKVAVQLGRSSDQLRELASKSASSRLEGTSLDEFGCKLF, encoded by the coding sequence ATGGCTTCCTTGCAAACTTCaactctcattttctcttcttctttttcttcttcatcctgTTCTTCTTCAAGGAGATCAAATATCAATGCTGCTATCCATGTCCCCAAGCTCCCAAGAGTCCGCTTCGCAGTCCCAGAAACAGCAACAAAGCTAGTTCTTGAGGGGCTTCAATTGAGGGAACCAAAACATATCCTTGATAATGATTCATACAATAACCATTCTGCCACTCCAGCAACTCCTACAGCTGCTACAACTCAGCTCTATGCAATCTTAGAAGCCGTAGCAGACAGAGTTGAGATGCACAACAACATTCGCGAGTGGCGCGACAACTGGAACACGCTTCTTCTCAACTCCATCAACATGATCACTCTCTCAGCTTCACTCATGGCTGGAATTGCAGGCACTGCAGCGGGTGCTGGAGTGTCCGTTTCGGCCTTGAACATCTCCTCCACTCTTTTGTTCTCTGCAGCCTCCGGAATGCTTCTTGTGATGAACAAGTTCCAGCCTTCGCAGCTCGCTGAGGAACAGCGCAATGCCACAAGATTGTTCAAGCAGCTCCAGATCCAAATCCAAACCATGCTTGCTCTTCATGAACCTACTGAACAAGATGTGAAGGACACTATGGAGAAGGTCTTGGCACTTGACAAAGCTTACCCACTTCCTTTGCTTGGAGCCATGCTTGAAAAGTTCCCTAAAAAATTTGAGCCAGCTGTTTGGTGGCCTAAAAATATTCAATCTCAAAAGCCAAGCAAACCCAACTCCCAGATGGGAAAGATTAATGGGTGGAGTGCTGAACTTGAAGAGGAAATGAGGGAAATTATTGAAGTGGTGAAGACGAAAGACATAGAAGACTATGAGAGACTGGGGAGCTTGGTGTTGAAGATCAACAAGATTTTGGCAATCTCAGGCCCTTTGCTAACTGGGGTTGCAGCCATTGGCTCTGCTTTTGTGGGCCATGGGTCAGCTAGTGCCATAGTGGCAGTGGCTGCAGGGTCATTGGCTAGCGCAGTTAATGCTTTTCAGCATGGTGGGCAAATTGGGATGGTGTTTGAGATGTATAGGAACTGCGCTGGCTTCTTCAACAAATTGGAGGATACAATTCAAGCCACGCTTGAAGAACAAGATttggagaaaagagaaaatggggaGTTGTTTGAAATGAAGGTTGCTGTGCAATTGGGAAGAAGCTCGGATCAGCTTAGAGAACTTGCATCAAAATCAGCTTCATCTCGTCTCGAGGGAACATCCCTAGATGAATTTGGTTGCAAGCTTTTCTAA